One Capricornis sumatraensis isolate serow.1 chromosome 8, serow.2, whole genome shotgun sequence genomic region harbors:
- the TMEM80 gene encoding transmembrane protein 80, producing MAAPRRGRASSTVLSPLALQVSLCLSGTCCALHFLATLLLLVYKSQVFTYPHSCLVLDLTLLFLMGILEAIRLYFGTMGNLMEAEVPLAASLVLTVGVALLSAYFLLWQTLVLRADSALSALLLALHGLEAVLHVVAIAAFVS from the exons ATGGCGGCCCCGCGGCGAG GGAGAGCTTCCTCCACCGTG CTCTCGCCGCTCGCGCTGCAGGTGTCGCTCTGTCTGAGTGGGACATGCTGCGCCCTGCACTTCCTGGCTACGCTCCTGCTGCTCGTGTATAAAA GTCAGGTTTTCACTTATCCTCACAGTTGCCTGGTCCTCGACCTGACTCTGCTGTTTCTGATGGGGATTCTGGAAGCGATTCGGTTATACTTCG GCACCATGGGCAACCTGATGGAGGCTGAGGTGCCGCTGGCTGCCAGCCTGGTCCTCACCGTGGGCGTCGCCCTGCTGTCTGCCTACTTCCTGCTCTGGCAGACCCTGGTGCTGCGGGCAGACTCAGCCCTCAGCGCCCTACTCCTGGCGCTCCACGGCCTGGAGGCCGTCCTGCACGTGGTGGCCATTGCTGCCTTCGTCAGCTAG
- the EPS8L2 gene encoding epidermal growth factor receptor kinase substrate 8-like protein 2 isoform X1: MSQSGSVSCCPGAANGSLGRSDGVPKMSAKDLFEQRKKYSNSNVVMNETSQYHVQHLATFIMDKSEAITSVEDAIRKLVQLSSKEKIWTQEMLLQVDGQSLRLLDMESQEELENFPLPSVRHSQTVLNQLRYPSVLLLVCQDSDQSKPDVHFFHCDEVEAELVHEDIESALADCRLGKKMRPQTLKGHLEKIRQRLSILPAAPGPAPIPFQRFGGDSPSTKNRVGLPTPLGELGLRRRESLEEEPRAALAQRIEKETQILNCALDDIEWFVARLQKAAEAFKQLNQRKKGKKKGKKGPAEGVLTLRARPPSEAEFVDCFQKTKLAFNLLAKLQKHIENPSAAELVHFLFGPLDLIVSTCGGPNIARSVSRPLLSRDAVGFLRGHLVPKEMALWESLGETWTRPRSEWPREPQAPPYVPRFHSGWEPPLDVLQEAPWEVEGLAAPDDNEPAPVSRPSFRNSPKHGLVLEPTPPGDVLPQASSQHTPRGYESAPAMAKYVKVLYDFTARNANELSVLRDEVLEVLEDGHQWRKLRNRSGQAGYVPGNILAEARLEDAPQEQGVKYWGPASPTHKLPPSFAGNKDERMQHMDEVNDELAKKISNIRAQPARPFRVERSQPAAPPLSHASGPREVRAWLEAKAFSARVVEHLGVLTGPQLFSLNKDELRKVCGEEGARVYSQLTVQKAFLEKQQGGSELEELMSKFHSKTQRRAEDS, from the exons ATGAGCCAATCAGGGTCCGTGAGCTGTTGTCCGGGTGCCGCCAA CGGCAGCCTGGGCCGGTCTGACGGTGTGCCCAAGATGAGTGCCAAGGACCTGTTTG AGCAGAGGAAGAAGTACTCCAACTCCAACGTCGTCATGAACGAGACCTCCCAGTACCACGTCCAG cACCTGGCTACGTTCATCATGGACAAGAGCGAGGCCATCACGTCGGTGGAAGACGCCATCCGGAAGCTGGTGCAGCTGAGCTCCAAGGAGAAAATCTGGACACAGGAGATGCTGCTGCAGGTCGACGGCCAGTCGCTGCGGCTGCTGGATATGGAGTCGCAG GAGGAGCTGGAGAACTTCCCTCTGCCCAGCGTGCGGCACAGCCAGACGGTGCTCAACCAGCTGCGCTACCCGTCCGTGCTGCTGCTCGTGTGCCAGGACTCGGACCAGAGCAAGCCCGACGTCCACTTCTTCCACTGCGACGAGGTGGAG GCGGAGCTCGTGCACGAGGACATCGAGAGCGCGCTGGCGGACTGCCGCCTGGGGAAGAAGATGCGGCCGCAGACCCTCAA GGGCCACCTGGAGAAGATCCGGCAGCGGCTGTCGATCCTGCCCGCGGCCCCGGGCCCGGCCCCCATCCCCTTCCAGCGCTTCGGCGGGGACTCCCCTTCCACCAAGAACCGAGTGGGCCTGCCGACGCCGCTGGGAGAGCTAG GCCTCCGCCGCCGCGAGTCGCTGGAGGAGGAGCCGCGGGCCGCGCTGGCGCAGAGGATCGAGAAGGAGACG CAAATCCTCAACTGCGCCCTGGACGACATTGAGTGGTTCGTGGCGCGGCTGCAGAAGGCGGCGGAGGCCTTCAAGCAGCTGAATCAGCgcaagaagggaaagaagaaggggaagaagggGCCGGCAg AGGGCGTCCTCACGCTACGGGCGCGGCCCCCCTCGGAGGCTGAGTTTGTGGACTGTTTCCAGAAGACTAAGCTGGCCTTCAACCTGCTG gccaaGCTGCAGAAGCACATCGAGAATCCCAGTGCGGCTGAGCTGGTGCACTTCCTCTTCGGACCTCTGGACCtg ATCGTCAGCACTTGTGGTGGCCCAAACATCGCTCGCTCTGTGTCCAGGCCCCTGCTGTCCCGCGACGCTGTGGGGTTCCTGCGTGGCCACCTGGTCCCCAAGGAGATGGCCCTGTGGGAATCCCTGGGGGAGACCTGGACACGCCCCCG CTCCGAGTGGCCACGGGAGCCGCAGGCACCCCCCTACGTGCCCAGGTTCCACAGTGGCTGGGAGCCGCCCCTGGACGTGCTGCAGGAGGCCCCCTGGGAGGTGGAGGGGCTGGCAGCTCCCGACGACAACGAG CCGGCTCCAGTGAGCCGACCGTCCTTTAGAAACTCCCCGAAGCACGGCCTGGTCCTGGAGCCCACGCCCCCAGGAGACGTCCTCCCCCAGGCCAGCTCCCAGCACACTCCCAG AGGCTACGAGTCTGCGCCAGCCATGGCCAAGTACGTCAAGGTCCTCTATGATTTCACGGCCCGCAACGCCAACGAGCTGTCAGTGCTCAGGGACGAGGTCCtggag GTGCTGGAGGACGGCCACCAGTGGCGGAAGCTTCGGAATCGCAGCGGCCAGGCAGGCTACGTGCCTGGCAACATCCTGGCAGAGGCCCGGCTGGAGGACGCCCCCCAGGAACAG GGAGTGAAATACTGGGGTCCTGCCAGCCCAACCCACAAGCTGCCCCCCAGCTTCGCAGGAAACAAAGACG AGCGAATGCAGCACATGGACGAGGTCAACGACGAGCTGGCGAAGAAGATCAGCAACATCCGGGCGCAGCCGGCGCGGCCCTTCCGGGTGGAGCGCAGCCAGCCGGCGGCCCCGCCGCTCAGCCACGCGTCCGGGCCCCGCGAGGTCCGCGCCTGGCTGGAAGCCAAGGCCTTCAGCGCGCG GGTCGTGGAGCACCTGGGCGTCCTGACCGGCCCGCAGCTCTTCTCTCTCAACAAGGACGAGCTGCGGAAGGTGTGCGGGGAGGAGGGCGCCCGCGTGTACAGCCAGCTCACCGTGCAGAAGGCCTTCCTGGAG AAGCAGCAGGGCGGGTCGGAGCTGGAGGAGCTCATGAGCAAGTTCCATTCCAAGACCCAGAGGCGCGCGGAGGACAGTTAG
- the EPS8L2 gene encoding epidermal growth factor receptor kinase substrate 8-like protein 2 isoform X2, giving the protein MSQSGSVSCCPGAANGSLGRSDGVPKMSAKDLFEQRKKYSNSNVVMNETSQYHVQHLATFIMDKSEAITSVEDAIRKLVQLSSKEKIWTQEMLLQVDGQSLRLLDMESQEELENFPLPSVRHSQTVLNQLRYPSVLLLVCQDSDQSKPDVHFFHCDEVEAELVHEDIESALADCRLGKKMRPQTLKGHLEKIRQRLSILPAAPGPAPIPFQRFGGDSPSTKNRVGLPTPLGELGLRRRESLEEEPRAALAQRIEKETQILNCALDDIEWFVARLQKAAEAFKQLNQRKKGKKKGKKGPAEGVLTLRARPPSEAEFVDCFQKTKLAFNLLAKLQKHIENPSAAELIVSTCGGPNIARSVSRPLLSRDAVGFLRGHLVPKEMALWESLGETWTRPRSEWPREPQAPPYVPRFHSGWEPPLDVLQEAPWEVEGLAAPDDNEPAPVSRPSFRNSPKHGLVLEPTPPGDVLPQASSQHTPRGYESAPAMAKYVKVLYDFTARNANELSVLRDEVLEVLEDGHQWRKLRNRSGQAGYVPGNILAEARLEDAPQEQGVKYWGPASPTHKLPPSFAGNKDERMQHMDEVNDELAKKISNIRAQPARPFRVERSQPAAPPLSHASGPREVRAWLEAKAFSARVVEHLGVLTGPQLFSLNKDELRKVCGEEGARVYSQLTVQKAFLEKQQGGSELEELMSKFHSKTQRRAEDS; this is encoded by the exons ATGAGCCAATCAGGGTCCGTGAGCTGTTGTCCGGGTGCCGCCAA CGGCAGCCTGGGCCGGTCTGACGGTGTGCCCAAGATGAGTGCCAAGGACCTGTTTG AGCAGAGGAAGAAGTACTCCAACTCCAACGTCGTCATGAACGAGACCTCCCAGTACCACGTCCAG cACCTGGCTACGTTCATCATGGACAAGAGCGAGGCCATCACGTCGGTGGAAGACGCCATCCGGAAGCTGGTGCAGCTGAGCTCCAAGGAGAAAATCTGGACACAGGAGATGCTGCTGCAGGTCGACGGCCAGTCGCTGCGGCTGCTGGATATGGAGTCGCAG GAGGAGCTGGAGAACTTCCCTCTGCCCAGCGTGCGGCACAGCCAGACGGTGCTCAACCAGCTGCGCTACCCGTCCGTGCTGCTGCTCGTGTGCCAGGACTCGGACCAGAGCAAGCCCGACGTCCACTTCTTCCACTGCGACGAGGTGGAG GCGGAGCTCGTGCACGAGGACATCGAGAGCGCGCTGGCGGACTGCCGCCTGGGGAAGAAGATGCGGCCGCAGACCCTCAA GGGCCACCTGGAGAAGATCCGGCAGCGGCTGTCGATCCTGCCCGCGGCCCCGGGCCCGGCCCCCATCCCCTTCCAGCGCTTCGGCGGGGACTCCCCTTCCACCAAGAACCGAGTGGGCCTGCCGACGCCGCTGGGAGAGCTAG GCCTCCGCCGCCGCGAGTCGCTGGAGGAGGAGCCGCGGGCCGCGCTGGCGCAGAGGATCGAGAAGGAGACG CAAATCCTCAACTGCGCCCTGGACGACATTGAGTGGTTCGTGGCGCGGCTGCAGAAGGCGGCGGAGGCCTTCAAGCAGCTGAATCAGCgcaagaagggaaagaagaaggggaagaagggGCCGGCAg AGGGCGTCCTCACGCTACGGGCGCGGCCCCCCTCGGAGGCTGAGTTTGTGGACTGTTTCCAGAAGACTAAGCTGGCCTTCAACCTGCTG gccaaGCTGCAGAAGCACATCGAGAATCCCAGTGCGGCTGAGCTG ATCGTCAGCACTTGTGGTGGCCCAAACATCGCTCGCTCTGTGTCCAGGCCCCTGCTGTCCCGCGACGCTGTGGGGTTCCTGCGTGGCCACCTGGTCCCCAAGGAGATGGCCCTGTGGGAATCCCTGGGGGAGACCTGGACACGCCCCCG CTCCGAGTGGCCACGGGAGCCGCAGGCACCCCCCTACGTGCCCAGGTTCCACAGTGGCTGGGAGCCGCCCCTGGACGTGCTGCAGGAGGCCCCCTGGGAGGTGGAGGGGCTGGCAGCTCCCGACGACAACGAG CCGGCTCCAGTGAGCCGACCGTCCTTTAGAAACTCCCCGAAGCACGGCCTGGTCCTGGAGCCCACGCCCCCAGGAGACGTCCTCCCCCAGGCCAGCTCCCAGCACACTCCCAG AGGCTACGAGTCTGCGCCAGCCATGGCCAAGTACGTCAAGGTCCTCTATGATTTCACGGCCCGCAACGCCAACGAGCTGTCAGTGCTCAGGGACGAGGTCCtggag GTGCTGGAGGACGGCCACCAGTGGCGGAAGCTTCGGAATCGCAGCGGCCAGGCAGGCTACGTGCCTGGCAACATCCTGGCAGAGGCCCGGCTGGAGGACGCCCCCCAGGAACAG GGAGTGAAATACTGGGGTCCTGCCAGCCCAACCCACAAGCTGCCCCCCAGCTTCGCAGGAAACAAAGACG AGCGAATGCAGCACATGGACGAGGTCAACGACGAGCTGGCGAAGAAGATCAGCAACATCCGGGCGCAGCCGGCGCGGCCCTTCCGGGTGGAGCGCAGCCAGCCGGCGGCCCCGCCGCTCAGCCACGCGTCCGGGCCCCGCGAGGTCCGCGCCTGGCTGGAAGCCAAGGCCTTCAGCGCGCG GGTCGTGGAGCACCTGGGCGTCCTGACCGGCCCGCAGCTCTTCTCTCTCAACAAGGACGAGCTGCGGAAGGTGTGCGGGGAGGAGGGCGCCCGCGTGTACAGCCAGCTCACCGTGCAGAAGGCCTTCCTGGAG AAGCAGCAGGGCGGGTCGGAGCTGGAGGAGCTCATGAGCAAGTTCCATTCCAAGACCCAGAGGCGCGCGGAGGACAGTTAG
- the EPS8L2 gene encoding epidermal growth factor receptor kinase substrate 8-like protein 2 isoform X3, producing the protein MNETSQYHVQHLATFIMDKSEAITSVEDAIRKLVQLSSKEKIWTQEMLLQVDGQSLRLLDMESQEELENFPLPSVRHSQTVLNQLRYPSVLLLVCQDSDQSKPDVHFFHCDEVEAELVHEDIESALADCRLGKKMRPQTLKGHLEKIRQRLSILPAAPGPAPIPFQRFGGDSPSTKNRVGLPTPLGELGLRRRESLEEEPRAALAQRIEKETQILNCALDDIEWFVARLQKAAEAFKQLNQRKKGKKKGKKGPAEGVLTLRARPPSEAEFVDCFQKTKLAFNLLAKLQKHIENPSAAELVHFLFGPLDLIVSTCGGPNIARSVSRPLLSRDAVGFLRGHLVPKEMALWESLGETWTRPRSEWPREPQAPPYVPRFHSGWEPPLDVLQEAPWEVEGLAAPDDNEPAPVSRPSFRNSPKHGLVLEPTPPGDVLPQASSQHTPRGYESAPAMAKYVKVLYDFTARNANELSVLRDEVLEVLEDGHQWRKLRNRSGQAGYVPGNILAEARLEDAPQEQGVKYWGPASPTHKLPPSFAGNKDERMQHMDEVNDELAKKISNIRAQPARPFRVERSQPAAPPLSHASGPREVRAWLEAKAFSARVVEHLGVLTGPQLFSLNKDELRKVCGEEGARVYSQLTVQKAFLEKQQGGSELEELMSKFHSKTQRRAEDS; encoded by the exons ATGAACGAGACCTCCCAGTACCACGTCCAG cACCTGGCTACGTTCATCATGGACAAGAGCGAGGCCATCACGTCGGTGGAAGACGCCATCCGGAAGCTGGTGCAGCTGAGCTCCAAGGAGAAAATCTGGACACAGGAGATGCTGCTGCAGGTCGACGGCCAGTCGCTGCGGCTGCTGGATATGGAGTCGCAG GAGGAGCTGGAGAACTTCCCTCTGCCCAGCGTGCGGCACAGCCAGACGGTGCTCAACCAGCTGCGCTACCCGTCCGTGCTGCTGCTCGTGTGCCAGGACTCGGACCAGAGCAAGCCCGACGTCCACTTCTTCCACTGCGACGAGGTGGAG GCGGAGCTCGTGCACGAGGACATCGAGAGCGCGCTGGCGGACTGCCGCCTGGGGAAGAAGATGCGGCCGCAGACCCTCAA GGGCCACCTGGAGAAGATCCGGCAGCGGCTGTCGATCCTGCCCGCGGCCCCGGGCCCGGCCCCCATCCCCTTCCAGCGCTTCGGCGGGGACTCCCCTTCCACCAAGAACCGAGTGGGCCTGCCGACGCCGCTGGGAGAGCTAG GCCTCCGCCGCCGCGAGTCGCTGGAGGAGGAGCCGCGGGCCGCGCTGGCGCAGAGGATCGAGAAGGAGACG CAAATCCTCAACTGCGCCCTGGACGACATTGAGTGGTTCGTGGCGCGGCTGCAGAAGGCGGCGGAGGCCTTCAAGCAGCTGAATCAGCgcaagaagggaaagaagaaggggaagaagggGCCGGCAg AGGGCGTCCTCACGCTACGGGCGCGGCCCCCCTCGGAGGCTGAGTTTGTGGACTGTTTCCAGAAGACTAAGCTGGCCTTCAACCTGCTG gccaaGCTGCAGAAGCACATCGAGAATCCCAGTGCGGCTGAGCTGGTGCACTTCCTCTTCGGACCTCTGGACCtg ATCGTCAGCACTTGTGGTGGCCCAAACATCGCTCGCTCTGTGTCCAGGCCCCTGCTGTCCCGCGACGCTGTGGGGTTCCTGCGTGGCCACCTGGTCCCCAAGGAGATGGCCCTGTGGGAATCCCTGGGGGAGACCTGGACACGCCCCCG CTCCGAGTGGCCACGGGAGCCGCAGGCACCCCCCTACGTGCCCAGGTTCCACAGTGGCTGGGAGCCGCCCCTGGACGTGCTGCAGGAGGCCCCCTGGGAGGTGGAGGGGCTGGCAGCTCCCGACGACAACGAG CCGGCTCCAGTGAGCCGACCGTCCTTTAGAAACTCCCCGAAGCACGGCCTGGTCCTGGAGCCCACGCCCCCAGGAGACGTCCTCCCCCAGGCCAGCTCCCAGCACACTCCCAG AGGCTACGAGTCTGCGCCAGCCATGGCCAAGTACGTCAAGGTCCTCTATGATTTCACGGCCCGCAACGCCAACGAGCTGTCAGTGCTCAGGGACGAGGTCCtggag GTGCTGGAGGACGGCCACCAGTGGCGGAAGCTTCGGAATCGCAGCGGCCAGGCAGGCTACGTGCCTGGCAACATCCTGGCAGAGGCCCGGCTGGAGGACGCCCCCCAGGAACAG GGAGTGAAATACTGGGGTCCTGCCAGCCCAACCCACAAGCTGCCCCCCAGCTTCGCAGGAAACAAAGACG AGCGAATGCAGCACATGGACGAGGTCAACGACGAGCTGGCGAAGAAGATCAGCAACATCCGGGCGCAGCCGGCGCGGCCCTTCCGGGTGGAGCGCAGCCAGCCGGCGGCCCCGCCGCTCAGCCACGCGTCCGGGCCCCGCGAGGTCCGCGCCTGGCTGGAAGCCAAGGCCTTCAGCGCGCG GGTCGTGGAGCACCTGGGCGTCCTGACCGGCCCGCAGCTCTTCTCTCTCAACAAGGACGAGCTGCGGAAGGTGTGCGGGGAGGAGGGCGCCCGCGTGTACAGCCAGCTCACCGTGCAGAAGGCCTTCCTGGAG AAGCAGCAGGGCGGGTCGGAGCTGGAGGAGCTCATGAGCAAGTTCCATTCCAAGACCCAGAGGCGCGCGGAGGACAGTTAG
- the EPS8L2 gene encoding epidermal growth factor receptor kinase substrate 8-like protein 2 isoform X4, with amino-acid sequence MDKSEAITSVEDAIRKLVQLSSKEKIWTQEMLLQVDGQSLRLLDMESQEELENFPLPSVRHSQTVLNQLRYPSVLLLVCQDSDQSKPDVHFFHCDEVEAELVHEDIESALADCRLGKKMRPQTLKGHLEKIRQRLSILPAAPGPAPIPFQRFGGDSPSTKNRVGLPTPLGELGLRRRESLEEEPRAALAQRIEKETQILNCALDDIEWFVARLQKAAEAFKQLNQRKKGKKKGKKGPAEGVLTLRARPPSEAEFVDCFQKTKLAFNLLAKLQKHIENPSAAELVHFLFGPLDLIVSTCGGPNIARSVSRPLLSRDAVGFLRGHLVPKEMALWESLGETWTRPRSEWPREPQAPPYVPRFHSGWEPPLDVLQEAPWEVEGLAAPDDNEPAPVSRPSFRNSPKHGLVLEPTPPGDVLPQASSQHTPRGYESAPAMAKYVKVLYDFTARNANELSVLRDEVLEVLEDGHQWRKLRNRSGQAGYVPGNILAEARLEDAPQEQGVKYWGPASPTHKLPPSFAGNKDERMQHMDEVNDELAKKISNIRAQPARPFRVERSQPAAPPLSHASGPREVRAWLEAKAFSARVVEHLGVLTGPQLFSLNKDELRKVCGEEGARVYSQLTVQKAFLEKQQGGSELEELMSKFHSKTQRRAEDS; translated from the exons ATGGACAAGAGCGAGGCCATCACGTCGGTGGAAGACGCCATCCGGAAGCTGGTGCAGCTGAGCTCCAAGGAGAAAATCTGGACACAGGAGATGCTGCTGCAGGTCGACGGCCAGTCGCTGCGGCTGCTGGATATGGAGTCGCAG GAGGAGCTGGAGAACTTCCCTCTGCCCAGCGTGCGGCACAGCCAGACGGTGCTCAACCAGCTGCGCTACCCGTCCGTGCTGCTGCTCGTGTGCCAGGACTCGGACCAGAGCAAGCCCGACGTCCACTTCTTCCACTGCGACGAGGTGGAG GCGGAGCTCGTGCACGAGGACATCGAGAGCGCGCTGGCGGACTGCCGCCTGGGGAAGAAGATGCGGCCGCAGACCCTCAA GGGCCACCTGGAGAAGATCCGGCAGCGGCTGTCGATCCTGCCCGCGGCCCCGGGCCCGGCCCCCATCCCCTTCCAGCGCTTCGGCGGGGACTCCCCTTCCACCAAGAACCGAGTGGGCCTGCCGACGCCGCTGGGAGAGCTAG GCCTCCGCCGCCGCGAGTCGCTGGAGGAGGAGCCGCGGGCCGCGCTGGCGCAGAGGATCGAGAAGGAGACG CAAATCCTCAACTGCGCCCTGGACGACATTGAGTGGTTCGTGGCGCGGCTGCAGAAGGCGGCGGAGGCCTTCAAGCAGCTGAATCAGCgcaagaagggaaagaagaaggggaagaagggGCCGGCAg AGGGCGTCCTCACGCTACGGGCGCGGCCCCCCTCGGAGGCTGAGTTTGTGGACTGTTTCCAGAAGACTAAGCTGGCCTTCAACCTGCTG gccaaGCTGCAGAAGCACATCGAGAATCCCAGTGCGGCTGAGCTGGTGCACTTCCTCTTCGGACCTCTGGACCtg ATCGTCAGCACTTGTGGTGGCCCAAACATCGCTCGCTCTGTGTCCAGGCCCCTGCTGTCCCGCGACGCTGTGGGGTTCCTGCGTGGCCACCTGGTCCCCAAGGAGATGGCCCTGTGGGAATCCCTGGGGGAGACCTGGACACGCCCCCG CTCCGAGTGGCCACGGGAGCCGCAGGCACCCCCCTACGTGCCCAGGTTCCACAGTGGCTGGGAGCCGCCCCTGGACGTGCTGCAGGAGGCCCCCTGGGAGGTGGAGGGGCTGGCAGCTCCCGACGACAACGAG CCGGCTCCAGTGAGCCGACCGTCCTTTAGAAACTCCCCGAAGCACGGCCTGGTCCTGGAGCCCACGCCCCCAGGAGACGTCCTCCCCCAGGCCAGCTCCCAGCACACTCCCAG AGGCTACGAGTCTGCGCCAGCCATGGCCAAGTACGTCAAGGTCCTCTATGATTTCACGGCCCGCAACGCCAACGAGCTGTCAGTGCTCAGGGACGAGGTCCtggag GTGCTGGAGGACGGCCACCAGTGGCGGAAGCTTCGGAATCGCAGCGGCCAGGCAGGCTACGTGCCTGGCAACATCCTGGCAGAGGCCCGGCTGGAGGACGCCCCCCAGGAACAG GGAGTGAAATACTGGGGTCCTGCCAGCCCAACCCACAAGCTGCCCCCCAGCTTCGCAGGAAACAAAGACG AGCGAATGCAGCACATGGACGAGGTCAACGACGAGCTGGCGAAGAAGATCAGCAACATCCGGGCGCAGCCGGCGCGGCCCTTCCGGGTGGAGCGCAGCCAGCCGGCGGCCCCGCCGCTCAGCCACGCGTCCGGGCCCCGCGAGGTCCGCGCCTGGCTGGAAGCCAAGGCCTTCAGCGCGCG GGTCGTGGAGCACCTGGGCGTCCTGACCGGCCCGCAGCTCTTCTCTCTCAACAAGGACGAGCTGCGGAAGGTGTGCGGGGAGGAGGGCGCCCGCGTGTACAGCCAGCTCACCGTGCAGAAGGCCTTCCTGGAG AAGCAGCAGGGCGGGTCGGAGCTGGAGGAGCTCATGAGCAAGTTCCATTCCAAGACCCAGAGGCGCGCGGAGGACAGTTAG